In one Halichondria panicea chromosome 4, odHalPani1.1, whole genome shotgun sequence genomic region, the following are encoded:
- the LOC135334531 gene encoding serine/threonine-protein kinase Nek8-like — protein sequence MERYEQIRVIGQGAFGKVYLVTRKSDGKHVVTKEIPIDDLPKVERQSALNEVKVLKLLKHPNIVAHYDNFVADKSLVIVMEYAPGGTLHEFIQDRNGTLMEEDHVLQFFAQLLVAIDHVHSLNILHRDLKTQNVMMNRSRSVLKIGDFGISKVLSSKITSAQTVVGTPCYISPEICEGKMYAKKSDIWALGCILYEMTTLKKAFEGPNLPVLVLKIMQASAALVPIDSSYSQRLDKLIHHLLQKKPENRPSIHSVMATPVVVNALLNLCTDVGRLPCARHSQTSVEIVREASGEGGPPHQVYRMGSLGKYRQRSFFQDDSQTQGQDTQTKAVAKSVVYLWGGGSTVPMKLSVPNMLTDSGIVSVACGRSQRAGATEDGKLIFWELVSGSLATTRFSMTQSRGPRGAGRGPLVFEPRLIGGLKTTVIKKVACGDMFTACLTDKGILMTFGSGINGCLGHGDTNDVSEPRLVHEMLAHETVEIACGANHMLAITSEGGLYSWGKGDKGQLGLGADCDQHSPRKVQVPVESPPARACCGVDCSLVITESGQLLAAGNNRHNKLTLDHIDISSEEDSKTLTNPPSPPHTSTSTLTSQPPTTVDLPSDPVTHRPDHMTSQGSGNVPVILNLIKDRPGAMAGSFYLSNLRAMKGNNKEDTSSPPALPVASAPGSVRSSSVFTLSGSELINSESIVSVAMGTNHIAIITAGTECLTCGDNSYGQLGYHRDKELVTSGGNKPSAVEVLTGKQMELVSCGDFYTIVSCRGGEVYSWGSGRRGRLGRDASEDVFQPQLIPFEHLSHSVQAVNSAHSVTLLVTRPDS from the exons ATGGAAAGGTATGAACAGATCAGAGTGATTGGACAAGGAGCCTTTGG GAAAGTGTACCTGGTGACTAGGAAGAGTGATGGTAAGCACGTGGTCACCAAAGAGATCCCGATCGATGACCTTCCTAAAGTCGAGAGGCAGTCAGCATTGAATGAG GTAAAGGTCCTGAAGCTGTTGAAGCACCCCAACATAGTGGCTCACTATGACAACTTTGTGGCTGACAAGAGCCTGGTGATAGTGATGGAGTATGCCCCCGGGGGCACGCTGCATGAGTTTATTCAGGATAGGAATGGAACTCTCATGGAAGAAGAT CATGTCCTCCAGTTCTTTGCCCAGCTGTTGGTTGCCATTGACCACGTCCACTCATTAAACATTctccatcgtgacctcaagACTCAGAACGTCATGATGAACAGATCCAGGAGTGTCCTCAAGATTGGAGACTTTGGGATCTCTAAAGTTCTCTCCAGCAAAATCACCTCTGCACAAACT GTTGTGGGTACTCCGTGCTACATATCCCCGGAGATTTGTGAGGGTAAGATGTACGCTAAGAAATCAGACATTTGGGCTCTTGGCTGTATCCTCTACGAGATGACCACCCTCAAAAAAGCCTTCGAGGGACCA AACCTTCCTGTGTTGGTCCTGAAGATCATGCAGGCATCAGCTGCATTGGTTCCCATCGATAGCTCCTACAGTCAAAGATTGGATAAACTCATCCATCATCTGTTACAGAAGAAACCTGAGAACAGACCCAGCATTCACAGCGTCATGGCAACACCAGTGGTCGTCAATGCACTCTTGAATCTTTGCACTGATGTTGGGAGACTACCTTGtgcaag ACACAGCCAGACGTCGGTGGAGATAGTTCGAGAGGCTAGTGGGGAGGGAGGTCCTCCACACCAAGTCTACCGGATGGGCTCACTGGGGAAATATCGACAGAGATCGTTCTTTCAGGACGACTCCCAAACACAAGGACAAGAT ACCCAGACGAAGGCTGTAGCCAAGTCGGTGGTCTATTTGTGGGGAGGAGGCTCCACTGTACCAATGAAGCTCAGTGTGCCCAACATGCTGACTGATTCCGGCATTGTGAGCGTGGCTTGTGGGCGGAGCCAGCGAGCAGGGGCTACAGAGGATGGCAAACTCATATTTTGGGAG TTGGTATCTGGCTCGTTGGCAACAACAAGGTTCAGTATGACCCAGAGCAGAGGGCCGAGGGGGGCGGGGCGTGGTCCTCTGGTGTTTGAGCCACGACTGATTGGGGGACTCAAGACCACCGTTATCAAGAAAGTGGCCTGTGGTGACATGTTCACTGCCTGTCTCACAG ACAAGGGTATTCTGATGACATTTGGCAGTGGGATCAATGGTTGTTTGGGTCATGGGGACACTAACGATGTCTCAGAG CCTCGACTGGTCCATGAGATGCTAGCTCACGAGACCGTGGAGATAGCATGTGGAGCTAATCACATGCTGGCCATCACAT CTGAGGGTGGTCTCTACTCGTGGGGAAAGGGAGATAAAG GTCAATTGGGTCTAGGCGCTGATTGTGACCAGCACTCCCCCAGGAAGGTACAGGTGCCAGTGGAGTCACCACCGGCCAGGGCTTGTTGTGGGGTGGACTGCTCTCTGGTCATCACTGAAAGTGGACAGCTGCTCGCTGCCGGAAACAACAG ACACAACAAGCTAACATTGGATCACATTGATATCTCTTCGGAGGAAGACTCCAAGACGCTCACTAACCCACCCTCACCCCCTCATACCTCCACATCCACACTCACCTCACAACCTCCTACAACTGTCGACCTTCCCAGTGATCCTGTGACACACAGGCCTGATCACATGACCAGTCAAGGGAGTGGCAACGTCCCTGTGATTTTGAACCTGATTAAGGATCGTCCTGGTGCTATGGCGGGGTCGTTCTACCTGTCCAATCTGAGAGCCATGAAAGGAAATAACAAAGAAG ataccAGCTCTCCACCAGCCCTGCCAGTTGCGAGTGCTCCTGGTAGTGTGAGGAGCAGCTCCGTCTTCACTCTCTCTGGCTCAGAGCTTATTAACTCTGAGAGCATTGTCTCAGTAGCCATGGGAACCAACCACATCGCCATAATCACAG CTGGTACTGAGTGTCTGACATGTGGGGACAACAGTTACGGCCAGCTGGGTTACCATAGAGACAAAGAGCTTGTGACCAGTGGAGGTAACAAACCATCAGCTGTTGAAGTCCTAACTGGAAAACAAATGGAACTGGTGTCTTGTGGAGACTTTTACACTATTGTATCATGCAGAG GTGGGGAGGTATACAGCTGGGGGAGTGGTCGCAGGGGGCGACTAGGAAGAGACGCGAGTGAGGATGTGTTTCAGCCACAGCTGATCCCGTTTGAGCACCTCTCCCACTCAGTACAGGCAGTGAACTCCGCCCACAGTGTCACTCTGCTCGTCACCAGGCCAGATAGTTAG